A single window of Bos javanicus breed banteng chromosome 19, ARS-OSU_banteng_1.0, whole genome shotgun sequence DNA harbors:
- the AANAT gene encoding serotonin N-acetyltransferase isoform X2 has protein sequence MSTPSIHCLKPSPLHLPSGIPGSPGRQRRHTLPANEFRCLTPEDAAGVFEIEREAFISVSGNCPLNLDEVQHFLTLCPELSLGWFVEGHLVAFIIGSLWDEERLTQVRTGVTCPVPGRPQERRPPPPVEAECGGEAGAWDPTQELTVGPLPAREPSPLGLKALMKGPTKGRGHSS, from the exons ATGTCCACGCCGAGCATCCACTGCCTGAAACCCTCGCCTCTGCACCTGCCGTCTGGGATCCCAGGGTCCCCAGGCCGCCAGCGGCGCCACACACTCCCCGCCAACGAGTTCCGCTGCCTCACCCCAGAGGACGCTGCAGGCGTGTTTGAGATTGAGCGAGAGG CCTTCATCTCTGTCTCCGGCAACTGCCCCCTGAATCTGGACGAGGTCCAGCACTTCCTGACCCTGTGTCCCGAGCTGTCCCTGGGCTGGTTCGTGGAGGGCCACCTCGTGGCCTTCATCATCGGCTCCCTGTGGGATGAGGAGAGACTTACTCAGGTGAGGACGGGGGTGACCTGCCCAGTCCCGGGAAGGCCTCAGGAAAGGAGGCCACCACCTCCCGTGGAGGCAGAATGTGGGGGAGAAGCGGGAGCCTGGGATCCAACACAGGAGCTCACGGTGGGTCCTCTCCCGGCAAGAGAGCCCAGTCCTCTGGGGCTCAAGGCTCTGATGAAGGGGCCCACAAAGGGGCGGGGTCATAGCTCCTAA
- the LOC133233012 gene encoding serotonin N-acetyltransferase-like yields RGAAALGPAGVVLGCTEATLTRVRLSPQESLTLHRPGGHSAHLHVLAVHRSFRQQGKGSVLLWRYLQHAGGQPAVRRAVLMCEDALVPFYQRFGFHPAGPCAVIVGSLTFTEMHCSLRGHAALRRNSDR; encoded by the coding sequence CGCGGGGCAGCTGCTCTTGGCCCAGCGGGGGTGGTTTTGGGGTGCACAGAGGCGACCCTGACTCGTGTCCGCCTCTCGCCCCAGGAGTCGCTGACGCTGCACAGGCCCGGGGGCCACAGCGCCCACCTGCACGTGCTGGCCGTGCACCGTAGCTTCCGGCAGCAGGGCAAGGGCTCCGTGCTGCTGTGGCGCTACCTGCAGCACGCGGGCGGCCAGCCGGCCGTGCGCCGGGCCGTGCTCATGTGCGAGGACGCGCTGGTGCCCTTCTACCAGAGGTTCGGCTTCCATCCCGCGGGCCCGTGTGCCGTCATCGTGGGCTCACTGACCTTCACGGAGATGCACTGCTCCCTGCGGGGCCACGCCGCCCTGCGCCGGAACAGTGACCGCTGA